In Natronococcus sp. AD-5, the genomic window CTGATTGAGGTCCCCGTCGGGACCGCTGTACGTTCGCTCTTCGACCGCGGGGGCGTTCGCTTCCGGCAGGACGACGAGCGTACCGCGATCGAACGTCCACTCCGCGACGTCGTGGGCTGCTTCGACGCCGGCCAGTTCGTTGCCGTGCATCCCGCCGACGACTACCGCGGTCGGGCCCGACCGGTCGGCGTCGCCGATGTACGCGGTGGTCTCGTACTCGGTTCCCGCGCGCAACGTGTGCGTGTCCCGACTGATCGGACCGAATCCGTCGTCCGCGCTCGCGGTTCCAACGCCGAGGAGTGCAGCGGCCGTCACTGTCGTCCCGGTCGCGATAAACGAGCGCCGTGACGGCCTCGTCTGTTCGGTACGGTGCGCTAACTGCTCGTCCGTCGAGTGGTCGTTCATTGAATCAACCGAATACACCAAGCGTAAACGCGTATGAAAGTATACTGTCTTTTCCGCTCGTCAAAGAACCCCATATCGCCACCGCTTCGATTCGTACCGGTCGCCGCCGTCGAACGGAGACGACGTTCGAGCCGTCCACAGACCGAGATCGGCCGTTTCGACCGGCGTCGATCGGACGAATCGGACGTCCTCGCTCGAGTTCTCGCCGCCGGTCCGATCGGTTCCGTACTCCCCTCGTACTCGCCGGCCGCTGGTTGCAAAACTGCAACCGGCGCGCCAGGCGGTCGCTACCGACCGTTTCAGCGCGCGAATCGAGCGGTCGGCGGCGCAGAGAGGCGCGTTCGGGTTCGTTTCGCTCGCGCGTACCGTCCGGACCGAAAACACTACCAGCGTCTGATCGTTGTCGATCAGTATGAGAGAGTGTTCAGCGATCGTTCTCGCGGCGGGGGAGGGGAAACGGCTTCGGCCGCTCACGAAACACCGGCCGAAGCCGATGCTTCCCGCGGCGACGAAGCCGATTCTCGAGCACGTCTTCGACGCGCTGATCGAGGCGGGCGTCACCGATATTACGGTCGTCGTCGGGTACAAGCGCAACCGCGTCCAGTCGCACTTCGGGCCGACGTATCGTAACGTGCCGCTGCGGTACGTCGCGCAGGAAAAACAGCTCGGCAGCGGGCACGCGCTGCTGGCGGCGGAGTCGGCGGTCGACGGCCCGCTGCTCGTCGTCAACGGCGATCAGCTGGTCGACGAGCGGATCGTCGAGGACGTCCTCGCGGCGCACGACGCGACCGCGGCGACGCTCGGGCTGGTCAGGCGATCCGACGTCGCGAGGTACGGCGGCGTCCTCCTCGAGGACGAGCGCGTGACGGAGATCGTCGAGAACCCGCGCGACGAGCGGGGATATCGCCTCAACGCGGGCGTGTACGCGTTCGAACCGTCGATCTTCGACGCCATCCGTGCGAGCGAGCCCCGGGCGGGCGAACACGCTCTCACCGACGCGATATCGACGCTCCTCGGGAACGACGAGGGCGTCCGCGGCGTCGTCTCCGAGGGAACGTGGGTCGACGCCACCTATCCGTGGGACCTCCTCCGGATCGCCGACGACCTGCTCGCGGGCGGCTCGTCCGCCGAGAGCCGGGCGTCGCCGGCCGCGTCGATCCACGACGCGGCGACGATCCTCGATCCGGTCGTCGTCGAGTCGGACTGCGTCGTCGGTCCCGGCGCGGTCGTCGGGCCGAACGTCTGTCTCGGCGAGAACGTGACGATCGGCTCGAACGCGACGGTCGAGCGCTCCGTGCTCGACGCGGACACGCGAGTCGGGAACGGCGCGGTCCTGTCCGACTGCGTGACCGGTCGCGGCGTACGGATCGGTCCGAACTCGACGGTGGTCGGCGGCCCGGGCGACGTCGAAGTCGGGAACGAGATCCACCGCGAGGAAGCGCTCGGCGCGGTGTTGGCCGATCACGCCCGCGACGGCGGCGGCGTGACGTACGAGCCGGGGACGGTCGTCGGCTCGGGGACCGTTTGCTACAGCGGCACGACCGTCGGCGGCACGATCCCCGGCGAGACGGAGGTTCGTACCTGATGTGTGCGACGAGACGACGAAGCACTGCCCGCTCGAGAAGGTCCGTCGAGTCCGTTCCGCGATAGAAAGTCGCCGTGACGCGGCAGACGACGCGATCGGGCGCTCGTATTCGTCCGCATCGATCACACGCTCTCCGGACGCGGCCACGGTGGGAAGGTGGGTGACCCCGCCCACCACAGTGCCGTCGTCGCCCTCGCCCCCACGCGCTCCCCGTAGTGCCGCGAAGGCATAGTTCTGTCGGCCGAGTAACTATTCTGCGCCGACGGGAAATCGCGCGGCGGGTACGACTCCGACGCTCGCCCGTTCCGCGAGATCGCCTTACGACTCGATCCTCGACGATCGTGACAGGACGCGGCCGATGGCGGCGCGGATCGGCTCGAGCCCCGGATAGCCGTCGCGCCGCCAGTAGACGAGCGCCAGCGCCGCGAGCACGAACTCGAGGAGAACGTACGGATCGCCGAACGACTCGAGGAAGAGTTCGATCACAGACGGCGCGCCGGACTCGTAGAGTTCGATCGGCAGCACGGGCCAGAGGAGGATGTTCGGATCGGCCGCGCCCCACAGCGCCGGCAAAACGTCGACCAGAACGTGCGAGAGCGCGCCGAGCGCGAACGCGGGCCCGTAGGGGCGGCCGTACCGCCGGGCGAGGAGAACGGCGCCGATCGAGAGCGGAACCAGGAGGAGCAGCGAGTGAGCGAGCGTACGCCCGGTCGGGAGCACGCCCAGATACCACCCCAGCGGTTTGTCGACCAGATCCGGGAACTGGGTGCCGAGCAGGAGTACTAGAACGGCGATTTCGCCCGGCGGGCGGCCGAATCGCGTCCGCGCCGCGAGCGTATAGCAGAGATAGCCGACTGCTGCGTGTCCGAGCGGCCACATGCAGTTCGGCCGATGCGAGCGAGGCCTATAACGCGTCTGATTTCTCGACGGGTTCGCCTCGCGTCTGCCGAACGAGACACGATTGGACGGAGTTGTCACTACATTCTTGTTCGTTCTTGATTTTAAGGCGTCCTGTGACGGTAAAAGTCACGGTCAGGAGCTCATGAACGATTCCGATCACGATTCCGAGCGGCGGGACGTAACGCGGCGCACCCTCTTGCAGGCGACGGCAGCGGGCACGGCCGGACTCTCGACGTCTGGCCTCGCGTCGGCCGACGACGATCCGATCGACGAACCACTGCCGGTCGAGGACCCCCCGGCGGACTTCGTCTGCGATCCGAACGCCACCGAGCACTACACGGAGGTCTCGCTCGAGCCGACCCACGACTTCGGCGAGGAGGAGACGGTCGAACTCGAGAGCGATCAGGACGGGAAGAAGATCCAGATCGGCGTGTTGAAGCCCGATCTCGAGGACGGGGAGAGGGTCCCGGTTATCCTGCGGGCGACGCCGTACGTCGACGACCTCCGCGAGAAGTCGCTGCGGGACTGCGTGCGCACCGAGCGGCTGACGGAGAACTACGTCGAGCAGGGGTACGCCGTCGCCGCCGTCGCCGTTCGCGGAACGGGCGGATCGGGCGGCTGCATGGAACTGTTCGGGCCGAACGAGCAGGCCGACGTGGACCAGGCGGTGACGTACCTCGGCGAGGCCGCGTGGTCGAACGGCAACGTGGGTATCATCGGCCGCTCGTACGACGGGTCGACGCCGTGGATGGCGGCCCGAATGGGGAACCCGCACCTGGCGACCGTCGTCCCGTTCTCCGGCGTCCCGGACATGCACGATCTCATGTACCGGCGCGGCGCGCCCGAACCCCGCGGGTACGCGATCCTGCCGGGGCTGTACTACGCCATCTCGATCGGGATCCACTCGCCCGCGTCCGGGACGGGGTTGGCGACCTACCTCGAGCGGGCCTCCTGCCCGGACAACTACACCGACGGGTCGGTCTGGTCGCTGTACGCGGGCGCGACCGGCGAGCGCGATCCGAGCGGCTACTGGACCGAGCGCATCCTCAGGCGCGGCGTCGCTCGCAACTACGAGGGCAGCGTCCTGATGGTTCACGGGCTGCAGGACTGGAACGTCAACCCCTCGCAGGTCTATCCCTGGACGGACGACCTCCGAGAGGCCGGTATCAGGACCCACATCTACTTCGCGCAGTTCGGGCACCACTACCCCGACGACGGGCGGATTCAGGACACCGACGCCTACAACGAGCACTGGGCGGACTTCCTGCTCGCCTGGTTCGAGAGCGAGTTGAAGGGGCGCGACGAGGCGGTCGTCGCGGAGGAGATCAACGCGGTGGACGTCTTCGACGCGTCCGTCCACGCCCAGCACTCCGGCGGCGAGTGGTACACCGCCGACGAGTGGCCGCCGGCCGAGGCCGAGGAGACCGACCTCTTCCTCGGGACCGACGGGAACCTTCGCGCGACGCCCGACTCGGAGACGGGCGAGGAGACGATCTACGTCGACGAAACGCGATCGTACGATCCCACCCAGCCCTCGGACCCGGAGCCGGGTTGTCGGGCCTGCGCGACGTTCGTCTCCGCACCGTTCGAGGACGACTTCCGGTTCGCCGGCGAGCCGGAACTCGCGCTCACGGTGACGCCGACCGCCTCGGGCGGCCACCTCACGGCCTACCTGTGGGCCGTCGACGAGGACGACGCCGAGCGCCT contains:
- a CDS encoding sugar phosphate nucleotidyltransferase; its protein translation is MRECSAIVLAAGEGKRLRPLTKHRPKPMLPAATKPILEHVFDALIEAGVTDITVVVGYKRNRVQSHFGPTYRNVPLRYVAQEKQLGSGHALLAAESAVDGPLLVVNGDQLVDERIVEDVLAAHDATAATLGLVRRSDVARYGGVLLEDERVTEIVENPRDERGYRLNAGVYAFEPSIFDAIRASEPRAGEHALTDAISTLLGNDEGVRGVVSEGTWVDATYPWDLLRIADDLLAGGSSAESRASPAASIHDAATILDPVVVESDCVVGPGAVVGPNVCLGENVTIGSNATVERSVLDADTRVGNGAVLSDCVTGRGVRIGPNSTVVGGPGDVEVGNEIHREEALGAVLADHARDGGGVTYEPGTVVGSGTVCYSGTTVGGTIPGETEVRT
- a CDS encoding metal-dependent hydrolase; translation: MWPLGHAAVGYLCYTLAARTRFGRPPGEIAVLVLLLGTQFPDLVDKPLGWYLGVLPTGRTLAHSLLLLVPLSIGAVLLARRYGRPYGPAFALGALSHVLVDVLPALWGAADPNILLWPVLPIELYESGAPSVIELFLESFGDPYVLLEFVLAALALVYWRRDGYPGLEPIRAAIGRVLSRSSRIES
- a CDS encoding CocE/NonD family hydrolase, giving the protein MNDSDHDSERRDVTRRTLLQATAAGTAGLSTSGLASADDDPIDEPLPVEDPPADFVCDPNATEHYTEVSLEPTHDFGEEETVELESDQDGKKIQIGVLKPDLEDGERVPVILRATPYVDDLREKSLRDCVRTERLTENYVEQGYAVAAVAVRGTGGSGGCMELFGPNEQADVDQAVTYLGEAAWSNGNVGIIGRSYDGSTPWMAARMGNPHLATVVPFSGVPDMHDLMYRRGAPEPRGYAILPGLYYAISIGIHSPASGTGLATYLERASCPDNYTDGSVWSLYAGATGERDPSGYWTERILRRGVARNYEGSVLMVHGLQDWNVNPSQVYPWTDDLREAGIRTHIYFAQFGHHYPDDGRIQDTDAYNEHWADFLLAWFESELKGRDEAVVAEEINAVDVFDASVHAQHSGGEWYTADEWPPAEAEETDLFLGTDGNLRATPDSETGEETIYVDETRSYDPTQPSDPEPGCRACATFVSAPFEDDFRFAGEPELALTVTPTASGGHLTAYLWAVDEDDAERLGWGQIDLRYADDSPAAEYPTPGEELDVSLPIEPLDATVPEGQRLAVVLHQGTTGDRTYSPTPAPVVVETGGDNGLALQAWNAGVPRASLDVDGTRADSGSVFTGGQTNRTDLAVAVRQPADETVLVRDTVPDGWTVDEEHGDVVATAPAPDGDTHVYFGLDEPRSEYDALTHFASAPDDLEESGEHAFGPIAVTTETDDSDADEGPSLADREWTRLEETDRDVIVTAVNI